From Schizosaccharomyces pombe strain 972h- genome assembly, chromosome: II, the proteins below share one genomic window:
- the trs1 gene encoding threonine--tRNA (Thr) ligase Trs1, whose protein sequence is MSAAAVKGVQASLDNLSLEIPFIQHRLDLFDKLQKEYKESLATKPREEIDITLPDGKVIKGTSWETTPISIAASISKGLADRVTVAIVNGEPWDLTRPLEASCTLKLCDFNDPEGKRVFWHSSAHILGEATELSFHCHLCIGPPTDEGFFYEMGIDNGRVITNDDYSSIESYAKQAIKQKQPFERLVISKEGLLEMFRYNKYKQYIIQTKIPDGASTTVYRCGPLIDLCTGPHVPHTGRIKSFAVTKNSSSYFLGDAKNDSLQRVYGISFPDNKQMQEYKTFLAEAAKRDHRKIGRDQELFFFNEISPGSCFFLPHGARIYNTLLKYMRYQYSKRGYQEVITPNMYNVNLWKTSGHWNNYSENMFSFDIEKEKYALKPMNCPGHCVMFKSRDRSYRDLPWRVADFGVLHRNEFSGALSGLTRVRRFQQDDAHIFCTPDQVRSEIEGCFDFLKEVYGTFGFTFHLELSTRPEEKYLGDLATWDKAEAQLKAALDASGYKWELNAGDGAFYGPKIDITVFDALKRQHQCATIQLDFQLPERFQLEFHAPASAEEAKESGNNNKYTRPVMVHRAILGSLERMIAILTEHYAGKWPFWMSPRQVCIIPVSAAAYNYADKVHNILSEADIFVDTDKSDNTLPKKIRNAQLAQYNFIFVVGAEEESTNSVNVRNRDDPKKQSKGSTVAVEEVVKKLLKLKESKSLINDL, encoded by the coding sequence ATGAGCGCAGCTGCTGTTAAGGGTGTTCAAGCTAGTCTTGACAATCTGTCTCTAGAAATTCCTTTCATCCAGCATCGACTTGATCTTTTTGATAAGCTTCAGAAGGAATATAAAGAGTCATTGGCAACCAAGCCTagagaagaaattgatattACTTTACCCGATGGAAAAGTTATTAAAGGTACTAGTTGGGAGACCACACCTATCTCCATCGCTGCTTCCATCTCTAAGGGACTTGCTGACCGTGTTACCGTTGCTATTGTCAACGGAGAACCATGGGATTTAACACGTCCTTTAGAGGCTTCTTGCACCCTCAAGCTTTGTGATTTTAATGATCCTGAAGGGAAACGTGTTTTTTGGCATTCCAGTGCTCATATTTTGGGAGAAGCTACAGAATTATCCTTCCATTGTCATCTTTGCATTGGTCCCCCTACCGACGAAGGCTTCTTCTATGAAATGGGTATTGACAACGGACGCGTAATTACTAATGATGATTACTCTAGTATTGAAAGCTATGCTAAACAAGCTATTAAGCAGAAACAACCTTTCGAACGCCTGGTTATCTCTAAGGAGGGGTTGTTGGAAATGTTTCGTTATAACAAATACAAACAGTACATTATTCAAACCAAAATTCCCGACGGTGCCTCTACTACTGTCTATCGATGTGGTCCGCTTATCGACCTTTGTACCGGACCTCACGTCCCTCATACTGGTCGTATCAAATCTTTTGCCGTTACCAAGAACTCTTCTTCCTATTTTCTTGGTGATGCTAAAAATGATTCTCTTCAGCGTGTTTATGGTATCAGTTTCCCTgataataaacaaatgcaggaatataaaacatttttggCAGAGGCAGCCAAACGCGATCACCGTAAAATTGGACGAGATCAAGaattgttcttttttaatgaaatttcacCTGGCAGTTGCTTTTTCCTTCCTCATGGAGCTCGTATCTACAATACGTTGTTAAAATACATGCGTTATCAATACTCTAAACGCGGATATCAAGAGGTCATTACTCCTAACATGTACAATGTGAACCTTTGGAAAACTTCTGGTCATTGGAATAATTATTCTGAAAAcatgttttcttttgatatcgaaaaagaaaagtatgCTTTGAAGCCCATGAATTGTCCTGGACATTGCGTTATGTTCAAGAGTCGTGACCGTAGCTATCGTGATCTTCCATGGCGAGTTGCTGACTTTGGTGTCTTGCACagaaatgaattttctGGTGCTCTTAGTGGCTTGACGCGTGTACGTCGTTTTCAACAAGATGATGCccatattttttgtactCCTGATCAAGTTCGTTCTGAGATTGAAGGatgttttgattttttgaaagaagttTACGGCACGTTTGGTTTTACTTTCCATTTAGAGTTGTCTACACGCCCGgaggaaaaatatttagGTGACCTAGCTACTTGGGACAAAGCAGAAGCTCAATTGAAGGCGGCCTTAGATGCTTCAGGTTATAAATGGGAGTTGAATGCAGGTGACGGTGCTTTTTACGGTCCTAAAATAGATATCACTGTTTTCGATGCATTGAAGCGTCAGCATCAATGTGCTACCATTCAACTTGATTTTCAGTTACCTGAGCGTTTCCAGCTTGAGTTTCACGCTCCTGCCAGTGCTGAAGAAGCTAAGGAGTCCGGTAACAACAACAAATATACTCGTCCTGTCATGGTTCATCGTGCTATTTTGGGTAGTTTGGAACGTATGATTGCAATTCTTACCGAGCATTATGCTGGTAAATGGCCTTTCTGGATGTCTCCTAGACAAGTTTGTATTATTCCTGTTTCTGCTGCTGCATACAATTATGCTGACAAAGTTCATAATATTCTTTCTGAAGCTGATATTTTCGTTGATACTGACAAGTCTGACAACACCTTGCCTAAAAAGATTCGCAATGCTCAACTTGCCcaatataattttatttttgtcgTTGGTGCTGAAGAAGAGTCGACAAACAGTGTCAATGTTCGCAACCGTGACGATCCTAAGAAGCAAAGCAAGGGATCTACTGTTGCAGTTGAAGAGGTTGTTAAGAAGCTTTTAAAGTTGAAGGAGTCTAAAAGTCTGATTAACGACCTGTAA
- the gar1 gene encoding H/ACA snoRNP pseudouridylase subunit Gar1, with amino-acid sequence MSFRGGRGGGFRGGRGGSRPFTPSGPPDQVIELGLFMHDCEGEMVCQSTNVKIPYFNAPIYLENKSQIGKIDEVFGPMNQVYFTVKPSEGIVSSSFKVGDKVYLSGDKLIPLDRFLPKPKTVGPKKPKGARNGPAGRGGRGGFRGGRGGSRGGFGGNSRGGFGGGSRGGFGGGSRGGSRGGFRGGSRGGFRGRF; translated from the exons ATGAGTTTTAGAGGCGGTCGCGGTGGTGGATTTAGAGGAGGACGAGGTGGATCTCGTCCTTTTACTCCTTCAGGTCCACCCGATCAAGTCATtg AACTTGGATTATTCATGCACGATTGTGAAGGAGAAATGGTTTGCCAGTCAACCAATGTTAAAATACCTTATTTCAATGCCCCTATTTATCTGGAGAACAAG TCCCAAATTGGTAAAATAGATGAAGTCTTTGGCCCTATGAACCAAGTATATTTTACTGTGAAGCCTTCTGAGGGAATTGTTTCCAGCTCATTCAAGGTTGGTGATAAAGTGTACCTTAGCGGTGATAAACTAATTCCTTTGGATCGTTTCCTGCCTAAACCTAAGACAGTTGGGCCTAAGAAGCCTAAGGGAGCTCGTAATGGACCTGCAGGCCGTGGTGGTCGCGGTGGTTTCCGCGGCGGCCGTGGTGGTTCAAGAGGTGGATTTGGCGGTAATTCAAGAGGTGGATTTGGCGGCGGTTCAAGAGGTGGATTTGGCGGCGGTTCAAGAGGTGGTTCACGAGGAGGTTTCCGTGGTGGCTCCAGAGGTGGTTTCCGTGGCAGATTCTAA